A genomic region of Candidatus Bathyarchaeota archaeon contains the following coding sequences:
- a CDS encoding 2-oxoacid:acceptor oxidoreductase subunit alpha → MLKVAEKKAVLSGVHFMSGDIACAEGAIAAGCRFFAGYPITPATEIAEHIASRMPKVGGIYIQMEDEIASIAAVIGASYAGLKAMTATSGPGFSLMQENIGLAVMTEAPCVIVDVMRGGPSTGQPTLPGQQDVMQVKWGSHGDYEIIALAPSSAQEMFNLTIEAFNLAERYRVPTFIITDEAVAHTWEKVVIPPLEEIKVVNRKKPDMPPSKYMPFMPDDDLVPPMACFGEGYRFHATGLAHDEYGYPRTQDSEVQTRLVRRLCDKIRKNADKIVRVEKAFLDDAEVLVVAYGIVARAALGAVKKARDQGIKAGLLRLITLWPFPEKHVVEAAANAKAIIVPEMNCGQMVREVERVAKTTPVYPVPKLGGAPHTPLEIFEALRRHS, encoded by the coding sequence ATGTTGAAAGTGGCTGAAAAAAAAGCTGTTTTATCTGGCGTGCATTTCATGAGCGGTGATATTGCATGTGCGGAGGGCGCCATAGCCGCTGGATGCAGATTCTTCGCCGGGTACCCCATAACACCAGCAACCGAAATAGCTGAGCATATAGCCTCTAGAATGCCGAAGGTTGGCGGAATCTACATTCAAATGGAAGACGAAATAGCTTCGATAGCAGCCGTCATAGGTGCCTCTTACGCAGGGTTAAAAGCCATGACTGCCACATCTGGACCCGGATTTAGCCTAATGCAAGAGAATATCGGTTTAGCCGTTATGACCGAAGCTCCATGTGTTATTGTGGACGTTATGCGGGGTGGTCCCAGCACCGGGCAACCAACACTTCCAGGACAACAGGATGTTATGCAAGTTAAGTGGGGTTCCCATGGAGACTATGAAATAATAGCCCTAGCTCCATCGTCAGCTCAGGAAATGTTTAACTTAACCATTGAGGCCTTTAACTTAGCTGAAAGGTATCGTGTTCCAACTTTCATAATTACGGACGAAGCTGTAGCCCACACGTGGGAAAAAGTGGTCATACCGCCACTTGAAGAGATAAAAGTTGTTAACCGTAAAAAACCGGACATGCCGCCAAGTAAGTACATGCCTTTTATGCCAGACGACGATTTGGTTCCGCCAATGGCGTGCTTTGGTGAGGGATACCGTTTTCATGCGACAGGCTTAGCTCATGACGAGTATGGTTACCCACGGACACAAGATTCTGAAGTTCAAACAAGGCTTGTCCGCAGGTTGTGCGACAAGATAAGAAAGAATGCTGACAAAATAGTTCGTGTAGAAAAAGCATTCTTAGATGATGCAGAAGTTTTAGTTGTTGCTTATGGAATAGTAGCCAGAGCCGCCCTTGGCGCCGTGAAAAAAGCTAGAGACCAAGGGATTAAAGCTGGGCTTCTTCGCTTAATCACCCTCTGGCCTTTTCCTGAAAAACATGTGGTGGAAGCGGCGGCGAATGCAAAAGCCATAATCGTTCCAGAAATGAACTGCGGCCAAATGGTGCGGGAGGTTGAAAGGGTTGCAAAAACAACGCCGGTATATCCTGTTCCAAAGCTTGGAGGGGCGCCCCATACACCCCTTGAAATTTTTGAAGCATTGAGGAGGCACAGTTAA
- a CDS encoding 2-oxoacid:ferredoxin oxidoreductase subunit beta yields MAKIVEHPFAKYLRAAMMPHIWCSGCGNGIILNAFIHALDELQIDLNKLVVVSGIGCIGRAAGYINVDSFHTTHGRPIAFATGVKLAKPELEVVVISGDGDLFSIGGNHFIHAARRNIGIKVICANNFNYGMTGGQAGPTTPLEALTTTTPYGNIEHPFNLVHLAAAAGATYVARWTTLHVRMLTMSIKKLLQRRGFSFIEVVSPCPEIYGRRNKMQSGLEMMEWFRKASVTASFSDTAKAEITPEKIVVGEFVDIEKPTYEQLLYTKIAQIMNVQK; encoded by the coding sequence ATGGCGAAAATTGTTGAGCATCCATTCGCAAAGTATTTGAGAGCTGCGATGATGCCTCACATTTGGTGTTCTGGATGTGGAAACGGCATAATCTTAAACGCCTTTATACATGCCTTGGACGAGCTGCAAATAGACTTAAATAAACTTGTGGTAGTTTCCGGAATAGGTTGCATAGGGCGGGCAGCTGGTTATATAAACGTGGACTCATTCCACACAACCCATGGTCGGCCAATAGCCTTTGCCACCGGCGTCAAACTTGCAAAACCAGAGCTAGAAGTGGTGGTTATAAGCGGCGACGGCGATCTATTCTCTATAGGCGGAAACCATTTTATCCATGCAGCGAGAAGAAACATTGGTATAAAGGTTATTTGTGCAAATAATTTCAATTATGGAATGACTGGCGGTCAAGCGGGACCGACAACACCGCTGGAAGCCTTAACCACTACAACTCCTTATGGCAATATAGAACATCCCTTTAACCTTGTACATCTTGCAGCGGCTGCCGGGGCGACCTATGTAGCTAGGTGGACAACGCTGCATGTGCGCATGTTGACGATGTCGATAAAGAAGCTACTCCAACGGAGGGGATTTTCCTTCATAGAGGTTGTATCACCATGTCCAGAAATCTATGGACGCCGCAACAAGATGCAGTCGGGTCTAGAAATGATGGAATGGTTCAGAAAAGCCTCTGTAACAGCGAGTTTCTCAGACACGGCGAAGGCGGAAATAACACCTGAAAAAATTGTTGTTGGGGAATTTGTAGACATAGAGAAGCCGACATATGAACAGTTGCTCTACACAAAAATTGCTCAAATCATGAATGTACAGAAGTGA
- a CDS encoding 2-oxoacid:ferredoxin oxidoreductase subunit gamma, with product MRLEIMFAGFGGQGIIRSGIMLAMAACIYGGKHAVQTQSYGPESRGGACRSEVVISDGEIDFPNVMEPDILVLMSQHAYNEYAGNVKENGIIILDPDMIPNEKKLGNVKIFRVPATRIAEEFGNKIVANTVMLGALTAITGIVDKEAIKKSIAANVPKETEELNLKAFEKGYEYGENLVKG from the coding sequence ATGCGCTTAGAAATAATGTTTGCAGGTTTCGGCGGACAGGGGATAATAAGATCTGGGATTATGCTAGCCATGGCGGCATGCATATATGGCGGAAAACACGCCGTGCAAACTCAGTCGTATGGGCCGGAGTCACGTGGAGGCGCGTGTAGGTCGGAGGTTGTAATTTCGGACGGTGAAATAGATTTTCCAAATGTCATGGAACCTGACATTTTGGTTCTAATGTCCCAGCACGCCTACAACGAGTACGCAGGAAACGTGAAAGAGAACGGAATAATAATCCTTGATCCAGATATGATTCCCAATGAGAAAAAGCTTGGAAACGTGAAAATTTTTCGTGTACCTGCCACGCGGATAGCAGAGGAGTTTGGAAATAAGATTGTGGCAAACACTGTCATGCTCGGGGCGTTAACTGCCATAACTGGTATTGTGGACAAGGAAGCTATAAAAAAGTCAATAGCAGCTAATGTTCCAAAAGAGACAGAAGAACTGAATTTAAAGGCTTTTGAAAAGGGCTATGAATATGGCGAAAACCTTGTTAAAGGTTAA
- a CDS encoding 30S ribosomal protein S3ae: MSAKKVRDKWRSKTWYMIVAPPYFGNVELGSIPADEPGKLIGRVVESTLYDITGDFSHQYLKIYFQITRVDGKNAHTMFKGHEYSRDYLRSLVRRRTTKVDGIFNIVTKDGYRLRIAVCAFTLSRIKTSQEEAIRKVMAKIVEEKSRTLTMDQFVQEMVLGKIASDVYNEAKKIVPLRHVGVRKSKLLTQVVQAQVPLQSVEQT; the protein is encoded by the coding sequence GTGTCTGCAAAAAAGGTTCGAGACAAATGGCGTAGCAAAACATGGTATATGATAGTGGCACCACCATATTTTGGAAATGTGGAACTTGGGTCGATTCCAGCAGATGAACCGGGGAAGCTTATCGGAAGGGTTGTGGAGTCAACCCTCTATGATATCACAGGAGATTTCTCTCACCAATACCTGAAAATCTATTTTCAAATAACAAGAGTTGATGGAAAAAATGCGCACACCATGTTTAAAGGACATGAATATTCAAGGGATTATCTGCGAAGTCTGGTACGTCGAAGAACAACAAAGGTTGACGGTATATTTAACATTGTAACAAAAGATGGATATAGGCTTAGGATCGCCGTCTGCGCTTTCACCCTTTCAAGGATTAAAACTTCACAAGAGGAAGCGATACGCAAAGTTATGGCAAAGATTGTTGAAGAAAAAAGCAGAACTTTAACAATGGACCAGTTTGTCCAAGAAATGGTTTTGGGAAAAATCGCTTCAGACGTTTATAATGAGGCAAAGAAAATTGTTCCATTGCGACACGTTGGTGTCAGGAAATCTAAACTTTTAACTCAAGTAGTCCAGGCGCAAGTACCTCTTCAAAGCGTAGAACAAACTTAA
- the serS gene encoding serine--tRNA ligase, giving the protein MLDIRLIRENPKLVRENLARRGDPEYLKMLDELIECDKLWRQHLTRLNELRRERNKVTAEIAAAKKRGEDVTAILAKAKLVDREIETLEGLVAEYEGKVRNYLMLLPNLLHESVPIGRDETENVTIRTWGEIPKFDFTPRDHIDLGLSLDIMDIERAGKVAGARFFYLKKEGVLLDMALMNFALEEMIRKGFTPIEPPLLMRRRPYEGVIALGDFENDLYKVESEDLYLIATSEHPMAAMYMDEILKAEELPIKFVGVSTNFRKEAGAHGKDTRGIFRTHQFNKVEQFVFCKPEDSWKIHEELLRNAEELVQKLGLPYRVVNVCTGDIGKVAAKKYDIEVWMPAQNAYREIISCSNCTDYQARRLNIRYREKEGEPPKGFVHTLNSTALATGRTIVAILENYQQEDGSVIIPEVLKKYMMGVEKISPKK; this is encoded by the coding sequence ATGCTAGACATAAGGCTTATCAGAGAAAACCCTAAACTCGTGAGAGAAAACCTCGCAAGAAGGGGTGACCCTGAATACCTAAAGATGCTTGATGAGCTTATTGAATGCGACAAGTTATGGCGACAACATTTAACAAGGCTTAACGAGCTACGACGTGAAAGGAACAAAGTAACCGCTGAAATTGCAGCAGCTAAAAAAAGGGGAGAAGACGTAACTGCCATCCTTGCAAAGGCTAAATTGGTGGATAGGGAAATAGAAACGCTTGAGGGACTTGTTGCTGAATATGAAGGTAAAGTACGCAACTATCTCATGTTGCTTCCAAATCTTCTCCACGAATCAGTTCCAATCGGCAGGGATGAGACAGAAAATGTCACCATCAGAACATGGGGAGAAATACCGAAATTTGATTTCACGCCCAGAGACCACATCGATTTAGGTTTAAGTCTAGATATAATGGATATTGAAAGAGCTGGAAAAGTTGCGGGTGCCAGATTCTTCTATTTGAAAAAGGAAGGTGTACTATTAGATATGGCTTTGATGAATTTTGCCTTAGAAGAAATGATTAGAAAGGGATTCACACCTATTGAGCCCCCTTTGCTTATGAGACGCAGGCCATATGAAGGTGTTATAGCACTCGGCGACTTCGAAAACGACCTTTACAAAGTTGAAAGCGAAGATCTATACCTGATCGCTACCTCGGAACATCCAATGGCAGCCATGTATATGGATGAAATCTTGAAGGCTGAGGAATTACCCATAAAATTTGTTGGAGTAAGCACAAACTTTAGAAAAGAAGCTGGAGCTCACGGCAAGGATACACGGGGGATATTCCGCACCCACCAGTTTAACAAGGTGGAACAGTTTGTTTTTTGTAAGCCAGAAGATTCTTGGAAAATTCATGAGGAACTCTTGAGAAACGCTGAGGAGCTTGTACAAAAGCTCGGTTTACCTTACCGGGTTGTCAATGTTTGTACCGGCGATATTGGAAAAGTTGCCGCCAAAAAATACGATATAGAAGTCTGGATGCCCGCTCAAAATGCTTATAGAGAAATAATATCATGCAGTAACTGCACAGACTACCAAGCGAGGAGACTTAACATTCGCTACAGAGAAAAAGAGGGCGAACCGCCCAAAGGCTTCGTACACACATTGAACTCCACAGCACTGGCTACTGGAAGGACTATCGTCGCCATCTTAGAGAACTACCAACAAGAAGACGGTTCCGTGATTATTCCAGAAGTTTTGAAAAAATACATGATGGGCGTAGAGAAAATATCTCCAAAGAAGTAA
- a CDS encoding DHH family phosphoesterase, whose protein sequence is MTLSEEQISSFFESVSKASQIILEAVKEDSYIHVFSHLDADGVAAAGIICKALYRLDARFRVRITQWADEKLANEILKEKPNIVIFTDLGSDCANILRRKTQEMKVVVLDHHQMGSEAQKEFPCVNPHLHNIDGARDISSSGIAYFVARALNKTNMDLAPIAIVGALGDLQDKYDQRMLGGLNEIIVNDAKNQGLLAVEKDLIFFGRETRPIHKTLASTTNPFIPGISGEEDKSLAFLVSLDIKPKHNDKWRALRDLTEDEKKRLCTALADYLLSKGLHYKVSDLIGHVYTLTHEEPWTPLRDGREFAVLLNATGRMNKPGVGIAVCMGDRSAALDEANKILDEYRRTINKYLGWLMEKPERIKELENIYVIYGEDFIDDKIVGAISSILSTSLPKPDKPLIAYANVKEEGLIKVSARTVDAVVAKGVNLGEIMQIAAEKCLGKGGGHDVAAGAQVPIENVETFIKLVNDLVGRKLSGEKIGS, encoded by the coding sequence ATGACGCTAAGTGAGGAACAAATTTCCAGCTTCTTCGAAAGCGTCTCAAAAGCATCTCAAATAATTTTAGAGGCAGTCAAGGAAGATAGTTACATCCACGTTTTTTCCCATCTAGACGCAGATGGTGTAGCTGCAGCGGGAATCATCTGTAAAGCTTTGTATAGGCTGGACGCAAGATTCCGTGTTAGAATAACTCAGTGGGCTGACGAGAAACTCGCAAATGAAATTCTTAAAGAAAAGCCCAACATTGTCATTTTCACGGACCTAGGAAGTGACTGTGCAAACATTTTGAGACGCAAAACCCAAGAAATGAAAGTCGTCGTTTTAGACCATCACCAAATGGGCAGCGAAGCACAAAAAGAATTTCCATGCGTTAATCCACATCTTCACAACATCGATGGAGCACGGGATATAAGTAGTTCAGGCATAGCTTATTTTGTTGCAAGGGCGTTGAACAAAACGAACATGGATTTGGCTCCAATAGCTATTGTAGGAGCACTCGGAGATTTGCAAGATAAGTACGATCAGCGAATGTTAGGCGGTTTAAATGAAATAATAGTTAACGATGCTAAAAACCAAGGACTGCTAGCCGTTGAAAAAGACTTGATATTTTTTGGAAGAGAAACACGCCCAATTCATAAAACTTTAGCGTCCACAACAAACCCATTTATTCCCGGAATAAGCGGTGAGGAGGACAAAAGCCTAGCCTTCCTAGTCAGCCTTGACATTAAACCAAAACACAACGACAAGTGGCGGGCCTTAAGGGACCTCACAGAAGATGAAAAGAAGAGACTTTGCACAGCCCTAGCAGACTACCTACTGTCGAAGGGGTTACATTATAAGGTATCTGACCTCATAGGACACGTTTATACACTAACACATGAGGAGCCTTGGACGCCATTAAGAGATGGAAGGGAGTTTGCCGTCTTGCTTAATGCAACTGGGCGCATGAATAAACCAGGTGTAGGCATCGCAGTATGCATGGGTGATAGAAGCGCAGCTCTCGACGAAGCAAACAAAATTCTAGATGAATACAGGCGAACCATCAATAAATATCTCGGATGGCTTATGGAGAAACCTGAAAGAATAAAAGAGCTTGAGAACATCTACGTTATTTACGGCGAAGACTTCATAGATGACAAGATAGTGGGTGCTATATCCTCCATTCTCTCAACATCGTTACCGAAACCAGACAAACCCCTAATCGCTTATGCAAACGTGAAAGAAGAGGGATTGATAAAGGTGTCCGCTAGAACAGTGGATGCCGTTGTTGCAAAAGGCGTTAACCTTGGGGAAATCATGCAAATAGCGGCTGAAAAGTGTCTTGGAAAAGGCGGGGGCCACGATGTGGCAGCAGGGGCGCAGGTTCCCATCGAAAACGTGGAAACTTTCATTAAACTTGTTAATGATCTAGTTGGCAGGAAGCTGAGTGGAGAAAAAATTGGAAGCTGA
- a CDS encoding 30S ribosomal protein S15 translates to MPKQEKGKSHSTRPVSKRPPSWCKYQPEEVEALVIKLAREGHPPSRIGTILRDQYSIPLVKPLTGKPITQILREAGLAPPIPEDLGNLLKKAARLSAHLEKHRKDLHNKRALQLIEAKIHRLADYYRQEGILPPEWKYEPKAASIA, encoded by the coding sequence ATGCCGAAACAGGAAAAGGGAAAATCCCATTCAACCAGGCCGGTAAGTAAGCGTCCACCAAGCTGGTGCAAGTATCAGCCTGAAGAAGTAGAGGCATTGGTTATTAAGCTGGCTAGGGAAGGCCATCCCCCAAGTAGAATAGGCACGATTTTAAGGGACCAGTATTCAATTCCACTTGTTAAACCGTTGACCGGAAAGCCCATAACACAAATTCTCCGCGAAGCAGGACTTGCACCTCCCATACCTGAAGATTTAGGAAATCTTCTCAAAAAGGCCGCACGACTTTCAGCCCACCTTGAAAAGCATAGAAAAGACCTTCATAATAAGAGGGCTCTTCAGCTAATTGAAGCCAAGATTCACAGGCTGGCAGATTATTATAGGCAAGAGGGAATATTGCCTCCAGAATGGAAGTATGAGCCTAAAGCTGCCTCCATAGCGTAA
- a CDS encoding PH domain-containing protein — MEAAKLTQKYVKLLRDEEVLMTLQRRYPSVFSSILSTAGFMLLVYWWSIVRYIVQYSGFLMETLFTLIYSVIFAIVCVFVLMLLLGYFYVRGHLYILTNRRIILFRKFVMISVRELTYHEITDLIVNQGPLARWLNYGSITPLSPGVRGLYALPYPYFRKPSHARVELKDVSNPFKIVSQLFDLTRTHSSDESLNRRS; from the coding sequence ATGGAAGCAGCGAAGCTTACCCAGAAGTATGTAAAACTCCTTCGAGATGAAGAAGTTTTAATGACGCTGCAGAGACGCTATCCTTCTGTATTCTCATCTATTCTATCAACAGCTGGATTCATGCTTCTCGTATATTGGTGGTCGATTGTCCGCTATATTGTTCAGTACTCCGGCTTTTTGATGGAAACGCTGTTCACTCTCATTTATAGTGTGATATTTGCTATTGTCTGCGTTTTCGTGTTAATGTTGCTTCTCGGCTACTTTTACGTTAGAGGACATCTTTACATTCTGACCAATAGACGCATAATTCTGTTCAGAAAATTTGTCATGATATCCGTGAGAGAACTAACATACCATGAAATAACAGACCTTATTGTGAATCAAGGGCCTCTTGCTAGGTGGTTAAATTATGGTTCCATAACACCGTTAAGCCCCGGGGTTAGAGGTTTATACGCTCTTCCATACCCTTATTTTAGAAAACCGTCACATGCAAGAGTTGAATTAAAGGATGTTAGCAACCCGTTTAAAATTGTAAGTCAACTATTCGATTTAACAAGAACTCATAGTTCAGATGAAAGTTTAAATCGAAGGTCTTAA
- a CDS encoding PH domain-containing protein, with product MNEKQDIPKEVVIAPNEKVLMILKRHYVSYVTVATIGLIVIWFITASITLALPPEYGLIKFPMLVFVFLVLPVLVYGLGYIYVRGHRYIITNERIIMFRKFIGILMRTVTHDKITDLIVNQGPIGRLCNYGRISPITAGMIMPMGAAIFSISGVRNPYEVRDAIAKLVKETQSKG from the coding sequence TTGAATGAAAAACAAGACATTCCAAAAGAGGTTGTAATAGCGCCGAACGAGAAGGTTCTCATGATATTGAAGAGGCATTATGTCTCATATGTGACTGTCGCAACCATAGGTCTCATAGTAATATGGTTTATCACAGCCAGCATTACACTAGCGCTGCCGCCGGAATACGGATTGATCAAATTTCCAATGCTAGTATTCGTGTTTCTGGTTCTTCCAGTTCTGGTTTATGGCTTAGGCTACATCTACGTCAGAGGACACCGTTACATAATCACAAATGAACGCATAATAATGTTCAGAAAATTCATTGGAATTCTAATGAGAACCGTAACCCACGACAAGATTACAGATCTAATTGTGAACCAAGGGCCTATTGGAAGACTTTGCAATTACGGTAGAATCTCTCCAATTACAGCTGGCATGATTATGCCTATGGGAGCGGCAATTTTCTCAATTTCAGGTGTTAGAAATCCATATGAAGTTAGGGACGCCATTGCAAAGCTTGTGAAGGAAACTCAATCGAAAGGGTAG
- a CDS encoding XTP/dITP diphosphatase, protein MTFQLKGKVVFFATNNINKFNEARKVLSRYKIAAGMLRVKTLEIQSDSLEEIAKTSVVHAFQHCRLPVIVEDAGLFIEALNGFPGPYAAYVYKTIGNEGLLKIMKGNANRRALFQSVVAYFSEELETPICFRGEVVGEITENIRSECSGFGFDPIFKPMGSEKTFAEMSVNEKNKYSHRAKALRKFSKWYKSLKI, encoded by the coding sequence ATGACTTTCCAATTAAAAGGTAAAGTTGTATTTTTTGCTACGAACAATATTAACAAATTCAATGAGGCACGCAAGGTTCTAAGCCGCTACAAAATAGCCGCAGGCATGTTAAGGGTGAAAACTCTTGAAATTCAAAGCGATAGCCTCGAGGAAATTGCAAAAACAAGCGTTGTTCACGCTTTCCAACACTGCCGCCTCCCGGTCATAGTTGAGGATGCCGGTCTATTTATAGAGGCCTTAAACGGTTTCCCCGGACCATATGCAGCATATGTTTACAAAACCATCGGAAATGAAGGTTTGTTGAAGATTATGAAGGGAAACGCCAACAGGAGGGCACTTTTTCAATCAGTGGTGGCCTACTTCTCTGAAGAGTTGGAAACTCCTATTTGTTTTAGGGGAGAAGTCGTTGGAGAAATAACGGAAAATATACGAAGTGAATGTTCAGGCTTTGGTTTTGATCCAATTTTTAAGCCCATGGGTAGCGAGAAAACTTTTGCTGAGATGAGTGTGAATGAAAAGAATAAGTATTCGCATAGGGCTAAAGCCCTCCGGAAATTCTCGAAATGGTATAAAAGCTTAAAAATTTAA
- a CDS encoding Kae1-associated kinase Bud32 encodes MFLIKKGAEAHLFLTEWHGKKVVLKIRLPKKYRIPTLDERIRTYRTIHESQLLHEAKKAGVPTPTIFFVDTKNSTIVMEFIDGKQLKQLLNEVTEENRVRLCRKVGELIGKLHKYGIVHGDLTTSNMIQRADGKIFFVDFGLGEKTNELEARGVDLHLMKRALQSTHFKFAEECFKNVIEGYASVFDAETVKNVLDKIREIEMRGRYITKRNKGET; translated from the coding sequence TTGTTTCTCATCAAAAAGGGCGCAGAGGCACATTTATTTCTTACAGAGTGGCATGGCAAAAAAGTCGTGTTGAAAATACGCTTGCCCAAAAAGTATAGAATCCCAACGTTAGATGAACGAATTAGAACATATAGAACCATCCATGAGTCCCAATTACTGCATGAAGCGAAAAAGGCTGGGGTGCCAACTCCGACAATATTTTTTGTTGATACAAAAAATTCCACGATAGTAATGGAGTTTATTGATGGAAAACAACTAAAACAACTGCTTAACGAAGTTACAGAGGAGAATAGAGTGCGTTTATGCCGTAAAGTTGGCGAGTTAATCGGCAAACTCCACAAGTATGGAATAGTTCATGGTGATCTAACGACCTCAAACATGATTCAAAGAGCAGACGGAAAAATTTTCTTTGTGGATTTTGGTTTAGGTGAAAAGACAAATGAGCTTGAGGCTAGAGGGGTGGATCTCCATTTAATGAAAAGGGCTTTGCAAAGCACTCACTTCAAGTTTGCAGAAGAATGTTTTAAAAATGTAATTGAAGGATATGCGAGTGTTTTTGACGCTGAAACGGTGAAAAACGTTTTAGATAAGATTAGGGAGATAGAGATGAGAGGCAGGTACATAACTAAAAGGAACAAAGGCGAAACGTGA
- the kae1 gene encoding N(6)-L-threonylcarbamoyladenine synthase Kae1 produces the protein MRLKKTSDGYCLGIESTADDFSVGIATFRGEILANIINAYIPPEGGIHPREAAQHHAEVAGKVIEEAFKTAGIKPKDLTVIAFSQGPGLGPCLRTGATVARALASYLRVPLVGVNHCIAHIEIGKLKTGAVDPVTLYVSGGNTIVAAFDAGRYRVFGETLDIALGNCLDVFAREAGLKQKPGEPFGAVIEKLSKSGRQFVPLPYTVKGMDMSFSGLLTAAIKVLQKGEYRLEDLCYSLQETAFSMVVEVTERALAHTEKREVLLTGGVAANKRLQEMVHSIAEEHNARFCTVPSEFAIDNGAMIAWTGVLAFTHGVTTPIEESFVRLRWRLEEVEVPWVK, from the coding sequence ATGAGACTGAAAAAAACTAGTGACGGCTACTGCTTAGGAATAGAAAGTACAGCTGACGATTTCAGCGTTGGAATTGCCACTTTTAGGGGCGAAATACTAGCTAACATAATAAACGCCTACATCCCGCCGGAGGGGGGCATTCATCCAAGGGAGGCCGCGCAACACCATGCTGAAGTCGCAGGCAAAGTTATTGAAGAAGCCTTCAAAACAGCCGGCATAAAACCAAAGGATTTAACGGTTATCGCGTTTTCACAAGGTCCAGGGCTTGGACCTTGCTTGAGAACTGGTGCCACCGTGGCTCGGGCGTTGGCCTCTTATCTACGTGTTCCACTTGTCGGTGTTAATCACTGCATAGCTCACATTGAAATAGGAAAACTGAAAACTGGAGCGGTGGATCCGGTTACGCTTTATGTCTCAGGCGGAAACACTATAGTAGCGGCTTTTGACGCTGGTCGGTACAGAGTTTTTGGCGAAACATTAGATATTGCTTTGGGAAATTGTTTAGATGTTTTTGCAAGAGAAGCTGGACTAAAGCAAAAGCCCGGAGAGCCGTTTGGAGCCGTTATTGAGAAACTCTCAAAAAGCGGAAGGCAATTTGTACCATTGCCTTACACCGTCAAAGGTATGGACATGTCTTTTAGTGGACTTTTAACAGCTGCCATAAAAGTCCTCCAAAAAGGCGAGTACAGGTTGGAAGACTTGTGCTATAGTCTCCAAGAAACAGCATTTTCAATGGTTGTTGAAGTTACTGAAAGAGCCTTAGCCCATACAGAGAAAAGGGAAGTATTGTTGACAGGCGGCGTCGCTGCAAATAAAAGGCTTCAGGAAATGGTGCACTCCATAGCGGAAGAGCATAACGCCAGATTCTGCACCGTTCCAAGCGAATTCGCCATCGACAATGGAGCTATGATCGCGTGGACTGGTGTTTTGGCATTCACTCACGGTGTTACAACACCTATAGAGGAAAGTTTCGTACGACTAAGATGGCGTCTGGAAGAGGTTGAAGTCCCTTGGGTGAAATGA
- a CDS encoding transcriptional regulator, translated as MPKPNDLEQKALQIIMNAGNDGLLQSELWRKLGASSREGSRIALKLESKGLIRREKELRNGRWTYRLYPKRLPASINSIVDCPCVMCPDSAKCGPTGNVTPQGCERLTEWLFHIAESKQNILGDS; from the coding sequence ATGCCGAAACCCAACGACTTAGAACAGAAAGCGTTGCAAATAATAATGAATGCTGGAAACGATGGCTTACTGCAGTCTGAATTATGGCGGAAGTTGGGTGCAAGCAGCAGGGAGGGCTCAAGAATAGCCCTAAAACTTGAGAGTAAAGGGCTTATTCGACGCGAAAAGGAACTCCGCAACGGCAGATGGACTTATAGACTTTATCCGAAAAGGCTTCCCGCGTCAATAAATTCTATAGTTGACTGTCCATGCGTAATGTGTCCTGACAGTGCAAAATGCGGGCCCACGGGCAACGTTACACCACAAGGCTGTGAAAGACTTACTGAATGGCTTTTCCACATTGCCGAATCCAAACAAAACATTTTAGGTGACAGCTAG